From Lutra lutra chromosome 14, mLutLut1.2, whole genome shotgun sequence, a single genomic window includes:
- the NFKB2 gene encoding nuclear factor NF-kappa-B p100 subunit isoform X2 has translation MESCYDPALDGMIEYDDFKFDPSIVEPKEPAPETADGPYLVIVEQPKQRGFRFRYGCEGPSHGGLPGASSEKGRKTYPTVKICNYEGPAKIEVDLVTHSDPPRAHAHSLVGKQCSELGVCAVSVGPKDMTAQFNNLGVLHVTKKNMMEIMIQKLQRQRLRSRPQGLTEAERRELEQEAKELKKVMDLSIVRLRFSAFLRASDGSFSLPLKPVISQPIHDSKSPGASNLKISRMDKTAGSVRGGDEVYLLCDKVQKDDIEVRFYEDDENGWQAFGDFSPTDVHKQYAIVFRTPPYHKMKIERPVTVFLQLKRKRGGDVSDSKQFTYYPLVEDKEEVQRKRRKALPTFSQPFGGGSHMGGGSGGSAGGYGGAGGGGGSLGFFSSSLAYSPYPSGSAPMGCYPGGGGGAQMASEAPRVAAGEEAAEPSASPLTPHREPQDPDLLQRAREYNVRLFGLAQRSARALLDYGVTADARALLAGQRHLLTAQDENGDTPLHLAIIHGQTSVIEQIAHVIYHARHLGVVNLTNHLHQTPLHLAVITGQTSVVSFLLQVGADPALLDRHGDSAVHLALRAGASAPDLLRTLLRSGVPAMHQLLHMPDFEGLYPIHLAVHARSPECLDLLVDSGAEVEAAERQGGRTALHLATEMEELGLVTHLVTKLRANVNARTFAGNTPLHLAAGLGSPTLTRLLLKAGADILAENEEPLCPLPSPPTSGSDSDSEGPERDTRGSFRGHTPLDLTRSTKVKTLLLNAAQDATAPPLTPPSPAGPEPPLEDTALQNLEHLLDGPGAQGSWAELAERLGLRSLVDTYRKTASPSGSLLRSYKLAGGDLAGLLDALSDMGLEEGVRLLRGPEARDKLPSTEVKEDSAYGSQSVEQEAEKLGSPPEPPGGLCHGHPQPQVH, from the exons ATGGAAAGTTGCTACGACCCA GCTCTGGATGGCATGATTGAATATGATGACTTCAAATTCGACCCGTCCATTGTGGAGCCCAAGGAGCCAGCCCCAGAGACAG CTGATGGTCCTTACCTGGTGATAGTGGAACAGCCTAAGCAG CGAGGCTTCCGATTTCGATATGGCTGTGAAGGCCCCTCCCATGGAGGATTGCCAGGTGCCTCCAGTGAGAAGGGCCGGAAGACTTATCCCACAGTCAAG ATCTGTAACTACGAGGGACCAGCCAAGATTGAGGTGGACCTGGTAACACACAGTGACCCGCCTCGTGCTCATGCCCACAGCCTGGTGGGCAAGCAATGCTCGGAGCTGGGGGTCTGCGCCGTGTCTGTGGGGCCCAAGGACATGACTGCCCA attTAACAACCTGGGCGTTCTGCATGTTACCAAGAAGAACATGATGGAGATCATGATACAAAAACTTCAGAGGCAGCGACTCCGCTCCAGGCCCCAGGGCCTTACTG AGGCTGAGCGGCGGGAGCTGGAGCAGGAGGCCAAGGAGCTGAAGAAGGTGATGGACCTGAGCATTGTGAGGCTACGCTTTTCCGCCTTCCTTCGAGCCAGCGATGGCTCCTTCTCGCTGCCCCTGAAGCCTGTTATTTCCCAGCCCATCCATGACAGCA AGTCTCCTGGGGCCTCAAACCTGAAGATTTCTCGAATGGACAAGACAGCTGGCTCTGTGCGGGGTGGAGATGAGGTCTACCTGCTTTGTGACAAGGTGCAGAAAG ATGACATTGAGGTTCGGTTCTACGAAGATGATGAGAACGGATGGCAGGCCTTTGGGGATTTCTCTCCCACAGATGTTCATAAACAG TATGCCATTGTGTTCCGGACACCCCCCTATCACAAGATGAAGATTGAGCGTCCTGTAACCGTGTTCCTGCAGCTGAAACGCAAGCGGGGCGGGGATGTGTCCGACTCCAAACAGTTCACCTATTACCCTCTGGTGGAAG ACAAGGAGGAGGTGCAGCGGAAACGGAGGAAAGCCTTGCCTACCTTCTCGCAGCCCTTCGGGGGTGGCTCCCACATGGGTGGAGGCTCTGGGGGCTCGGCTGGGGGTTatggaggagctggaggaggag GTGGCAGCCTCggctttttctcctcctccttggcCTACAGCCCCTACCCGTCGGGCTCGGCCCCGATGGGCTGCTACCccggaggtgggggcggggcgcagATGGCCTCCGAGGCACCCCGCGTGGCTGCCGGGGAGGAAGCAGCGGAGCCGAGCGCGTCCCCCCTGACCCCCCACCGCGAACCGCAGGACCCGGACCTGCTGCAGCGAG CCCGGGAGTACAACGTGCGCCTGTTCGGCCTGGCGCAGCGCAGCGCCCGAGCCCTGCTAGACTACGGCGTCACGGCGGACGCGCGCGCCCTGCTGGCAGGACAGCGCCACCTGCTGACGGCTCAGGACGAGAACGGAGACAC GCCACTGCACCTCGCCATCATCCATGGGCAGACCAGTGTCATCGAGCAAATAGCTCACGTCATCTACCACGCCCGGCATCTTGGTGTTGTCAACCTGACCAATCACCTGCACCAG ACGCCACTGCACCTGGCAGTGATCACCGGGCAGACGAGCGTGGTGAGCTTCCTGCTGCAGGTGGGCGCAGACCCGGCCCTGCTGGACCGGCATGGAGACTCCGCGGTGCACCTGGCTCTGCGGGCGGGGGCCAGTGCCCCCGACCTGCTTCGCACCCTGCTGCGCAGTGGGGTTCCCGCCATGCACCAGCTGTTGCACATGCCGGACTTCGAGG GCCTGTACCCAATACACCTGGCAGTCCATGCCCGAAGCCCCGAATGTCTGGATCTCTTGGTCGACAGTGGGGCTGAAGTGGAGGCTGCAGAACGGCAGGGGGGCCGAACAGCCCTGCATCTAGCCACGGAGATGGAGGAGCTGGGGTTGGTCACACATCTGGTCACCAAG CTCCGTGCCAACGTGAATGCCCGCACCTTTGCCGGAAACACACCCCTACACCTGGCAGCTGGATTGGGATCCCCCACCCTCACCCGCCTCCTCCTGAAGGCTG gggccGATATCCTCGCAGAGAATGAAGAGCCCCTGTGCCCACTGCCTTCGCCCCCAACCTCTGGTAGCGACTCAGATTCTGAGGGACCTGAGAGGGACACCCGAGGCAGCTTCCGGGGCCACACACCTCTTGACCTCACTCGCAGCACCAAG GTGAAGACCTTGCTGCTAAATGCTGCTCAGGATGCCACGGCACCCCCCCTTACCCCGCCCAGCCCTGCAG GGCCAGAGCCACCACTTGAGGATACAGCCTTACAGAACCTGGAGCATCTGCTAGATGggccaggagcccagggcagCTGGGCAGAACTGGCAGAACGGCTGGGGCTGCGCAGTCTGGTGGACACATACCGGAAGACCGCCTCACCCAGCGGCAGCCTCCTGCGCAGTTACAAG ctgGCTGGTGGAGATTTGGCAGGCCTGCTGGACGCCCTATCTGACATGGGCCTGGAGGAAGGAGTGAGGCTGCTGAGGGGTCCTGAGGCCCGAGACAAGCTGCCCAGCACAG AGGTGAAGGAGGACAGTGCATACGGGAGCCAGTCGGTGGAAcaagaggcagagaagctgggCTCACCCCCTGAGCCACCAGGAGGGCTCTGCCATGGGCACCCCCAGCCTCAGGTGCACTGA
- the NFKB2 gene encoding nuclear factor NF-kappa-B p100 subunit isoform X1: protein MESCYDPALDGMIEYDDFKFDPSIVEPKEPAPETADGPYLVIVEQPKQRGFRFRYGCEGPSHGGLPGASSEKGRKTYPTVKICNYEGPAKIEVDLVTHSDPPRAHAHSLVGKQCSELGVCAVSVGPKDMTAQFNNLGVLHVTKKNMMEIMIQKLQRQRLRSRPQGLTEAERRELEQEAKELKKVMDLSIVRLRFSAFLRASDGSFSLPLKPVISQPIHDSKSPGASNLKISRMDKTAGSVRGGDEVYLLCDKVQKDDIEVRFYEDDENGWQAFGDFSPTDVHKQYAIVFRTPPYHKMKIERPVTVFLQLKRKRGGDVSDSKQFTYYPLVEDKEEVQRKRRKALPTFSQPFGGGSHMGGGSGGSAGGYGGAGGGGGSLGFFSSSLAYSPYPSGSAPMGCYPGGGGGAQMASEAPRVAAGEEAAEPSASPLTPHREPQDPDLLQRAREYNVRLFGLAQRSARALLDYGVTADARALLAGQRHLLTAQDENGDTPLHLAIIHGQTSVIEQIAHVIYHARHLGVVNLTNHLHQTPLHLAVITGQTSVVSFLLQVGADPALLDRHGDSAVHLALRAGASAPDLLRTLLRSGVPAMHQLLHMPDFEGLYPIHLAVHARSPECLDLLVDSGAEVEAAERQGGRTALHLATEMEELGLVTHLVTKLRANVNARTFAGNTPLHLAAGLGSPTLTRLLLKAGADILAENEEPLCPLPSPPTSGSDSDSEGPERDTRGSFRGHTPLDLTRSTKVKTLLLNAAQDATAPPLTPPSPAGPEPPLEDTALQNLEHLLDGPGAQGSWAELAERLGLRSLVDTYRKTASPSGSLLRSYKLAGGDLAGLLDALSDMGLEEGVRLLRGPEARDKLPSTAEVKEDSAYGSQSVEQEAEKLGSPPEPPGGLCHGHPQPQVH from the exons ATGGAAAGTTGCTACGACCCA GCTCTGGATGGCATGATTGAATATGATGACTTCAAATTCGACCCGTCCATTGTGGAGCCCAAGGAGCCAGCCCCAGAGACAG CTGATGGTCCTTACCTGGTGATAGTGGAACAGCCTAAGCAG CGAGGCTTCCGATTTCGATATGGCTGTGAAGGCCCCTCCCATGGAGGATTGCCAGGTGCCTCCAGTGAGAAGGGCCGGAAGACTTATCCCACAGTCAAG ATCTGTAACTACGAGGGACCAGCCAAGATTGAGGTGGACCTGGTAACACACAGTGACCCGCCTCGTGCTCATGCCCACAGCCTGGTGGGCAAGCAATGCTCGGAGCTGGGGGTCTGCGCCGTGTCTGTGGGGCCCAAGGACATGACTGCCCA attTAACAACCTGGGCGTTCTGCATGTTACCAAGAAGAACATGATGGAGATCATGATACAAAAACTTCAGAGGCAGCGACTCCGCTCCAGGCCCCAGGGCCTTACTG AGGCTGAGCGGCGGGAGCTGGAGCAGGAGGCCAAGGAGCTGAAGAAGGTGATGGACCTGAGCATTGTGAGGCTACGCTTTTCCGCCTTCCTTCGAGCCAGCGATGGCTCCTTCTCGCTGCCCCTGAAGCCTGTTATTTCCCAGCCCATCCATGACAGCA AGTCTCCTGGGGCCTCAAACCTGAAGATTTCTCGAATGGACAAGACAGCTGGCTCTGTGCGGGGTGGAGATGAGGTCTACCTGCTTTGTGACAAGGTGCAGAAAG ATGACATTGAGGTTCGGTTCTACGAAGATGATGAGAACGGATGGCAGGCCTTTGGGGATTTCTCTCCCACAGATGTTCATAAACAG TATGCCATTGTGTTCCGGACACCCCCCTATCACAAGATGAAGATTGAGCGTCCTGTAACCGTGTTCCTGCAGCTGAAACGCAAGCGGGGCGGGGATGTGTCCGACTCCAAACAGTTCACCTATTACCCTCTGGTGGAAG ACAAGGAGGAGGTGCAGCGGAAACGGAGGAAAGCCTTGCCTACCTTCTCGCAGCCCTTCGGGGGTGGCTCCCACATGGGTGGAGGCTCTGGGGGCTCGGCTGGGGGTTatggaggagctggaggaggag GTGGCAGCCTCggctttttctcctcctccttggcCTACAGCCCCTACCCGTCGGGCTCGGCCCCGATGGGCTGCTACCccggaggtgggggcggggcgcagATGGCCTCCGAGGCACCCCGCGTGGCTGCCGGGGAGGAAGCAGCGGAGCCGAGCGCGTCCCCCCTGACCCCCCACCGCGAACCGCAGGACCCGGACCTGCTGCAGCGAG CCCGGGAGTACAACGTGCGCCTGTTCGGCCTGGCGCAGCGCAGCGCCCGAGCCCTGCTAGACTACGGCGTCACGGCGGACGCGCGCGCCCTGCTGGCAGGACAGCGCCACCTGCTGACGGCTCAGGACGAGAACGGAGACAC GCCACTGCACCTCGCCATCATCCATGGGCAGACCAGTGTCATCGAGCAAATAGCTCACGTCATCTACCACGCCCGGCATCTTGGTGTTGTCAACCTGACCAATCACCTGCACCAG ACGCCACTGCACCTGGCAGTGATCACCGGGCAGACGAGCGTGGTGAGCTTCCTGCTGCAGGTGGGCGCAGACCCGGCCCTGCTGGACCGGCATGGAGACTCCGCGGTGCACCTGGCTCTGCGGGCGGGGGCCAGTGCCCCCGACCTGCTTCGCACCCTGCTGCGCAGTGGGGTTCCCGCCATGCACCAGCTGTTGCACATGCCGGACTTCGAGG GCCTGTACCCAATACACCTGGCAGTCCATGCCCGAAGCCCCGAATGTCTGGATCTCTTGGTCGACAGTGGGGCTGAAGTGGAGGCTGCAGAACGGCAGGGGGGCCGAACAGCCCTGCATCTAGCCACGGAGATGGAGGAGCTGGGGTTGGTCACACATCTGGTCACCAAG CTCCGTGCCAACGTGAATGCCCGCACCTTTGCCGGAAACACACCCCTACACCTGGCAGCTGGATTGGGATCCCCCACCCTCACCCGCCTCCTCCTGAAGGCTG gggccGATATCCTCGCAGAGAATGAAGAGCCCCTGTGCCCACTGCCTTCGCCCCCAACCTCTGGTAGCGACTCAGATTCTGAGGGACCTGAGAGGGACACCCGAGGCAGCTTCCGGGGCCACACACCTCTTGACCTCACTCGCAGCACCAAG GTGAAGACCTTGCTGCTAAATGCTGCTCAGGATGCCACGGCACCCCCCCTTACCCCGCCCAGCCCTGCAG GGCCAGAGCCACCACTTGAGGATACAGCCTTACAGAACCTGGAGCATCTGCTAGATGggccaggagcccagggcagCTGGGCAGAACTGGCAGAACGGCTGGGGCTGCGCAGTCTGGTGGACACATACCGGAAGACCGCCTCACCCAGCGGCAGCCTCCTGCGCAGTTACAAG ctgGCTGGTGGAGATTTGGCAGGCCTGCTGGACGCCCTATCTGACATGGGCCTGGAGGAAGGAGTGAGGCTGCTGAGGGGTCCTGAGGCCCGAGACAAGCTGCCCAGCACAG CAGAGGTGAAGGAGGACAGTGCATACGGGAGCCAGTCGGTGGAAcaagaggcagagaagctgggCTCACCCCCTGAGCCACCAGGAGGGCTCTGCCATGGGCACCCCCAGCCTCAGGTGCACTGA